The following are from one region of the Aspergillus chevalieri M1 DNA, chromosome 1, nearly complete sequence genome:
- a CDS encoding putative mRNA splicing protein (Prp39) (COG:A;~EggNog:ENOG410PIX7;~InterPro:IPR003107,IPR011990;~go_function: GO:0005515 - protein binding [Evidence IEA];~go_process: GO:0006396 - RNA processing [Evidence IEA]) — MADYTYGGSEEENAELKKLEVDLADDPDNFETWEKLVRAGEALEGGINRNSNPQAITTVRSVYDRFLAKFPLLFGYWKKYADLEFSITGTEAADMVYERGVASISPSVDLWTNYCSFKAETSHDPDIIRELFERGAKCVGLDFLAHPFWDKYIEYEERVESFDKIFEILGRVIHIPMHQYARYFERYRQMAQTRPVAELASPEILSQYRAEIEAASAHIPPGAKVEAEIERDIRLRVDGHHLEIFSKTQTETTKRWTYESEIKRPYFHVTELDEGQLSNWKKYLDFEESEGSYPRTQFLYERCLVTCAHYDEFWQRYARWMAAQPNKEEEVRSIYQRASCLYVPIANPATRLQYAYFEEMAGRVDVAKDIHEAILIHLPNHIETIVSLANTSRRHGGLDAAIEVYKTELDSPQCDMATKAALVAEWARLLWKIKGSPEEARQVFQGNQQYYLDSRAFWSSYLTFELDQPTSAATESVQYERIKQVVEDIRSKSALSTEVVKELVQIYMTYLLERGTNDAAKEYMTLDREVHGPASVATTRTGGAAQPAPQNAGQVTPAAPTPVAPVTPATPVVPVPDPAAAAAANAYAYYQQAPVNGGMGI, encoded by the exons ATGGCGGATTACACTTACGGAGGCTCCGAGGAGGAGAACGCGGAGTTGAAAAAGCTCGAGGTTGACTTG GCCGATGACCCCGATAACTTCGAGACCTGGGAAAAGCTGGTTCGCGCCGGAGAGGCGCTCGAAGGTGGCATCAACCGCAATTCCAACCCTCAAGCCATCACAACCGTACGAAGCGTGTACGATCGATTCCTCGCCAAGTTCCCGTTGCTCTTTGGATATTGGAAGAAATATGCGGATCTGGAATTCTCTATCACGGGAACCGAGGCAGCAGATATG GTCTACGAACGAGGCGTCGCTAGTATCTCGCCGTCAGTCGACCTCTGGACCAACTACTGTTCCTTCAAAGCCGAAACCTCCCATGACCCTGACATCATTCGAGA GCTTTTTGAGCGAGGGGCGAAATGTGTTGGTCTAGACTTCCTTGCCCATCCGTTCTGGGATAAGTATATCGAGTACGAGGAGCGCGTGGAATCCTTTGATAAGATCTTCGAGATCCTTGGCCGTGTCATCCATATTCCCATGCACCAGTATGCTCGGTACTTTGAACGGTATCGCCAGATGGCTCAAACCCGACCAGTGGCAGAGCTTGCATCCCCCGAGATATTGTCCCAGTACCGTGCCGAGATCGAAGCGGCTTCTGCGCATATCCCCCCAGGTGCCAAGGTCGAAGCTGAAATTGAAAGAGACATCCGGTTGCGTGTTGACGGTCATCACCTTGAAATCTTCTCCAAGACACAGACAGAGACGACGAAACGGTGGACCTACGAATCGGAGATCAAGCGGCCATACTTCCATGTGACTGAGCTGGATGAGGGACAGTTGTCGAACTGGAAGAAGTATCTCGACTTCGAAGAGAGCGAAGGATCGTACCCTCGCACCCAGTTCTTGTACGAACGGTGTCTGGTGACATGTGCCCACTATGACGAATTCTGGCAACGGTACGCTCGCTGGATGGCCGCCCAGCCCAacaaggaggaagaagtgcGAAGCATTTATCAGCGCGCAAGTTGCTTGTATGTCCCCATCGCGAACCCCGCTACCCGTCTTCAGTACGCATATTTCGAGGAGATGGCAGGCCGTGTGGATGTGGCAAAAGACATCCACGAagccatcctcatccatctccCGAACCACATCGAGACGATCGTCTCGTTGGCCAACACCAGCCGTCGCCACGGAGGTCTCGACGCAGCAATTGAAGTATACAAGACCGAGCTTGACTCGCCGCAATGCGACATGGCCACCAAGGCCGCTCTTGTTGCCGAATGGGCCCGCCTCCTTTGGAAGATCAAGGGCTCGCCCGAAGAGGCTAGGCAAGTCTTCCAAGGAAACCAACAGTACTACCTGGACAGCCGGGCGTTCTGGTCCAGCTATCTCACATTTGAACTGGATCAGCCGACAAGTGCTGCTACCGAGTCGGTCCAATATGAACGTATCAAGCAGGTCGTTGAGGATATCCGGTCCAAGAGTGCTCTTTCGACCGAGGTGGTGAAGGAACTCGTCCAGATCTACATGACTTACCTTCTCGAGCGAGGCACTAATGATGCGGCCAAGGAGTATATGACCCTGGACCGTGAAGTCCATGGCCCTGCCTCTGTGGCTACGACAAGGACCGGTGGCGCGGCACAACCTGCCCCTCAGAATGCTGGCCAAGTAACCCCTGCGGCACCAACCCCTGTCGCACCCGTTACACCGGCCACGCCCGTTGTGCCTGTGCCTGATcctgccgctgccgctgcaGCAAATGCATATGCTTATTACCAACAGGCTCCGGTCAACGGCGGCATGGGCATCTAA
- a CDS encoding uncharacterized protein (COG:C;~EggNog:ENOG410PKDH;~InterPro:IPR023210,IPR036812;~PFAM:PF00248), with the protein MVKTLPFGDIHVASPGFGAMGFSYGLGKNMSLEEAEPVLLKAIELGCTFWDTAVIYQNGVNEKLLGDFIRKHNVRDKVFVASKCGFNVFEGDWNNHTVNDSASHIKEYIEGTIERLGFAPDLYYLHRMDPNTPLEDSIPALDEICKAGKTKYIGLSKCSAATLRKANSIAKVDAVQAEYSAFETLHVTDGLINTCKGLGVAFVAYSPLGHGWLVDNCDFSNSPEDFAPDDFR; encoded by the exons ATGGTAAAAACGCTCCCTTTTGGCGACATTCATGTCGCATCGCCCGGCTTCGGTGCGATGGGCTTTAGCTACGGCTTGGGCAAGAACATGTCCTTAGAGGAAGCTGAGCCAGTTCTGTTGAAGGCGATCGAACTGGGATGCACATTCTGGGACACGGCAGTTATTTACCAAAACGGAGTCAATGAGAAGCTTCTGGGTGATTTTATTCGGAAGCACAACGTTCGTGACAAGGTTTTTG TCGCGTCGAAATGTGGTTTCAACGTCTTTGAGGGTGACTGGAATAATCATACCGTCAACGATTCCGCCTCGCATATCAAGGAGTACATCGAGGGCACTATTGAACGCCTCGGATTTGCGCCTGATTTGTACTACCTGCACCGGATGGATCCCAATACGCCTCTCGAAGACTCGATTCCGGCTCTTGATGAGATTTGCAAGGCAGGAAAGACCAAGTATATTGGTCTTTCCAAGTGCTCTGCTGCGACGCTGCGCAAGGCGAATTCGA TCGCCAAGGTTGATGCTGTCCAAGCGGAATACTCGGCATTTGAGACCTTGCACGTAACTGACGGCTTGATTAATACATGTAAAGGGCTGGGCGTGGCCTTTGTCGCTTATAGCCCACTGGGACATGGCTGGCTCGTCGACAACTGCGACTTCAGTAACTCTCCCGAGGACTTTGCGCCGGATGATTTTCGCTGA